A portion of the Sphingobacterium spiritivorum genome contains these proteins:
- a CDS encoding TonB-dependent receptor domain-containing protein → MKRLVQLLIITAVFCVGKLNVWAQDNNLKGRIVDEKQQPVAAATMYLYVAEKQLLLKSTVSNEKGEYEFVNVPEGKYIIEANSVGYAKEKSAITDINGQNRRVADLILKNSSTVLAEVEVQGKKPLIENKQGKLILNVEDSPLAAGNNALEIIKRAPGVSVDQNDNIQLMGQSGINVTIDGRQTYMTGDQLATLLKSTDGNQVKSVEVITATSGKDDAEGSTGTINIVLKKNKIEGFNGNFNVSAAQARRFRGNTSLSVNYKKNNTNVFTSYSYFNERYINDINVDRTIANNGINTNFSQISQIDARDKTHSYKFGIEQKTSAKNTMVLQFIGRNNKELNDNWSTTEVRIVNNPIDSIVRSASDYKERFNNYSVNFNNEFKIDSAGRKLVLDLDWSRFRNNKGADYDNRTFRPDNQLIGAAELLQSDMPIGIDIYVAKLDYSHPINKNHTLDVGAKYSNVTSDNDLLFEQFEDNNWINDTTRTNHFIYKEQIAAGYVDYSGQFGKWGLKTGLRAEYTQSDGNSITMGKRSKRDYLDLFPTGTLTYTVSPNHIVSVGYARRINRPNYKYLNPFDYFIDKFTSERGNPYLNPQYADEYKFNYTLLQKYNVAMGYTVKKDAIVESMGQDATTNTTWVTRENLGRNKEAYINLNVPVTVTKFWSMYNNLTAVYMKFEGEVANNALNRQTVMFQGNSMNTFKISSLLSAEANVNYMSPFSYNIYKLESRWNLDLGVTKTFKNQRSLIKLAINDIFNTGNHNLSTNFGEFNTRIRQTHDRRVVRLTYTYKFGNLKNNFNKKDTGNEEKSRAQ, encoded by the coding sequence ATGAAAAGACTAGTACAATTATTAATTATTACAGCCGTATTCTGTGTTGGGAAACTGAATGTGTGGGCGCAGGACAACAACCTGAAAGGAAGGATTGTGGATGAAAAACAACAGCCTGTTGCTGCGGCGACCATGTATCTGTATGTGGCGGAAAAACAATTGCTTCTGAAATCCACAGTCTCCAATGAAAAGGGGGAGTATGAGTTTGTAAATGTTCCGGAGGGAAAATATATCATTGAAGCAAACAGTGTCGGATATGCAAAGGAAAAATCAGCAATCACGGATATAAATGGTCAGAACAGAAGAGTCGCTGATCTTATTCTTAAAAATTCTTCAACTGTACTCGCAGAAGTAGAGGTACAGGGAAAGAAGCCTCTGATCGAGAATAAACAGGGGAAGTTGATTCTGAATGTAGAAGATTCACCATTGGCTGCGGGTAATAATGCGCTGGAAATTATCAAGAGAGCTCCAGGTGTAAGTGTAGATCAGAATGACAATATTCAGCTGATGGGGCAGAGTGGTATCAATGTGACGATAGATGGCCGTCAGACTTATATGACAGGAGATCAGTTGGCAACTTTATTGAAGAGTACCGATGGCAATCAGGTGAAGTCTGTGGAAGTTATTACTGCTACTTCAGGTAAAGACGATGCAGAAGGATCTACGGGTACGATCAACATCGTGCTGAAGAAGAATAAAATTGAAGGCTTCAACGGAAATTTCAATGTATCTGCTGCACAGGCACGCAGATTCAGAGGCAACACTTCCCTGTCTGTAAATTATAAAAAGAACAATACAAATGTGTTTACATCATATTCCTATTTCAATGAGCGCTATATCAATGATATCAACGTCGACAGAACTATTGCAAATAATGGAATAAATACTAATTTTTCTCAGATTAGTCAGATTGATGCACGGGACAAGACACATAGTTACAAATTTGGTATAGAGCAGAAAACATCAGCAAAGAATACAATGGTACTGCAATTCATCGGTCGTAACAATAAAGAACTGAATGATAATTGGAGTACAACGGAAGTACGAATTGTCAACAATCCTATAGATTCGATTGTAAGATCAGCTTCGGATTACAAAGAGCGTTTCAATAACTATTCTGTCAATTTTAACAATGAATTTAAGATTGATTCTGCCGGACGCAAACTGGTATTGGATCTGGACTGGAGCAGATTCAGAAATAACAAAGGAGCCGATTATGATAACAGAACTTTCCGTCCTGATAACCAATTGATAGGTGCAGCAGAATTGCTTCAAAGCGATATGCCTATAGGGATTGATATTTACGTTGCGAAATTAGATTATTCTCATCCTATAAATAAAAATCATACCCTGGATGTAGGTGCTAAATATTCCAATGTGACATCTGATAACGATCTTTTATTTGAGCAGTTTGAGGATAATAATTGGATTAATGATACGACCCGAACAAATCACTTTATCTATAAAGAACAAATCGCTGCCGGATATGTGGATTATTCAGGTCAGTTTGGAAAATGGGGATTAAAAACCGGATTAAGAGCAGAATATACACAGTCTGATGGTAATTCCATAACAATGGGTAAACGGTCAAAACGTGATTATCTGGATTTGTTTCCTACCGGAACACTGACCTATACGGTGAGTCCCAATCATATTGTATCTGTTGGGTATGCAAGAAGAATTAATCGTCCAAACTATAAGTATCTGAATCCGTTCGATTATTTCATTGATAAGTTTACATCTGAGAGAGGAAATCCGTATCTGAATCCACAATACGCAGATGAATATAAATTTAACTATACTTTATTGCAAAAGTATAACGTCGCTATGGGCTACACCGTCAAGAAAGATGCGATAGTGGAGAGTATGGGGCAGGATGCGACAACGAATACAACCTGGGTAACACGCGAAAATCTGGGAAGAAATAAAGAGGCTTATATCAATCTGAATGTCCCGGTGACGGTGACAAAATTCTGGTCGATGTATAACAACCTGACAGCTGTTTACATGAAGTTTGAAGGAGAGGTTGCCAATAACGCGTTAAACCGTCAGACAGTAATGTTTCAGGGAAATTCCATGAATACCTTCAAGATCTCATCTTTGTTGTCTGCAGAGGCTAATGTGAACTATATGTCTCCGTTTTCTTATAACATTTATAAGCTGGAATCGCGCTGGAATCTGGATCTGGGAGTTACCAAGACCTTTAAGAACCAAAGAAGCCTTATCAAACTGGCCATAAACGATATATTCAATACAGGTAATCATAATCTGTCCACAAACTTTGGTGAATTTAATACCCGAATCCGCCAGACGCATGATCGCCGTGTAGTCCGATTGACCTACACGTATAAGTTTGGAAATCTGAAAAATAACTTCAATAAAAAGGACACCGGTAACGAAGAGAAAAGCCGGGCCCAATAA
- a CDS encoding TIGR00730 family Rossman fold protein: MKSVAIFCASSPGFDEVYMNSAYFAGQKLADEGLRIVYGGGHVGLMGAVANGALAQGGEVIGVIPHFLNSKEIGHKGVTQLHVVESMHERKQMMNDLSDGVITLPGGFGTMEELFEMITWGQLGLHSKPIGLLNVNGFYDHLILFVNHMVESGLLSAENRDMLLVSDDIEDLLEKMKNYQAPQRPKWLTKDGN, from the coding sequence ATGAAGAGTGTAGCTATATTTTGTGCGTCAAGTCCGGGATTTGATGAAGTTTATATGAACAGTGCCTATTTCGCAGGGCAAAAATTAGCCGACGAAGGTCTACGTATTGTGTACGGAGGTGGTCATGTAGGGTTAATGGGTGCTGTGGCAAATGGTGCTTTGGCTCAGGGAGGTGAGGTGATCGGTGTGATTCCTCATTTTCTGAATAGCAAAGAGATCGGGCATAAAGGAGTGACTCAGCTGCATGTGGTGGAAAGTATGCATGAACGAAAGCAGATGATGAATGACCTGAGTGATGGCGTGATTACGCTACCCGGAGGCTTTGGTACAATGGAAGAACTGTTCGAGATGATTACATGGGGACAGTTGGGGCTGCATTCCAAACCTATAGGACTGTTAAACGTTAATGGATTTTACGATCATCTTATCCTTTTTGTAAATCACATGGTAGAATCAGGATTGCTCTCTGCAGAAAACAGGGATATGTTATTGGTTAGTGATGATATCGAAGATCTGCTGGAAAAGATGAAAAACTATCAGGCTCCGCAACGACCGAAATGGCTGACGAAAGACGGGAATTAA
- the rlmN gene encoding 23S rRNA (adenine(2503)-C(2))-methyltransferase RlmN, whose product MAVKSNIIDIRSLTLDQLKQKLVEMGEQGFRAKQIYEWLWQKSCTDFDEMSNLSKALRDTLKANFAINAVTVKESQVSSDRTIKSSFWLYDNNVIEGVLIPTTDRMTACVSSQVGCSLTCKFCATGYMDRKRNLNADEIYDQVVLISRQAEEKYGQPLTNIVYMGMGEPLLNYANMMKSVERITSPDGLNMAAKRITVSTAGIAKMIKKLGDDGVKFNLALSLHAANDEKRNEIMPINEQNTLKALAESLKYFYLKTKSPITFEYIVFNNFNDELEDAKELARFCKHVPSKVNLIEYNPISLADFTNADADKIDVFAEYLRSQGIITNVRRSRGKDIDAACGQLAIKEEEAV is encoded by the coding sequence GTGGCAGTAAAAAGTAACATCATCGACATCAGAAGTTTAACACTCGATCAGCTGAAGCAAAAGTTAGTTGAAATGGGAGAGCAGGGATTCCGCGCCAAGCAGATATATGAATGGCTGTGGCAGAAATCCTGTACAGATTTTGATGAGATGAGCAACCTGAGTAAAGCATTGAGAGACACATTGAAGGCAAATTTTGCTATTAATGCTGTGACTGTCAAAGAATCGCAGGTCAGTTCAGACAGAACTATAAAAAGCTCTTTCTGGCTTTATGATAACAATGTTATTGAAGGTGTACTTATTCCTACTACCGATCGTATGACTGCATGTGTCAGTTCTCAGGTGGGATGTAGTCTTACCTGCAAGTTTTGTGCAACCGGATATATGGACCGTAAACGCAACCTGAATGCAGATGAAATATATGACCAGGTCGTATTGATCAGCAGGCAGGCTGAAGAAAAATACGGACAGCCTCTTACAAATATCGTATATATGGGTATGGGCGAGCCTTTGCTTAACTATGCCAATATGATGAAGTCTGTAGAACGGATTACCTCTCCGGATGGTTTGAATATGGCCGCTAAACGGATCACCGTATCTACTGCAGGTATCGCCAAAATGATCAAAAAATTGGGTGATGATGGAGTGAAGTTTAATCTGGCACTTTCTTTACATGCAGCTAATGATGAGAAGCGTAATGAAATCATGCCTATCAATGAGCAAAATACACTGAAAGCTCTTGCTGAATCCCTGAAATACTTCTACTTAAAAACCAAAAGTCCGATCACCTTCGAGTACATAGTCTTTAATAATTTTAATGATGAACTTGAAGATGCGAAAGAGCTGGCCCGTTTTTGTAAACATGTACCAAGCAAAGTCAATCTTATTGAGTACAACCCCATATCATTAGCAGATTTTACCAATGCTGATGCCGATAAAATAGATGTTTTCGCTGAATATCTGCGTAGTCAGGGCATCATCACAAATGTACGACGTAGCAGAGGCAAAGATATAGATGCTGCCTGCGGACAGTTAGCGATCAAAGAAGAGGAAGCTGTCTAG
- a CDS encoding PspC domain-containing protein, whose protein sequence is MNKTIIININGIVFHIEEDAYETLRSYMIDIKRHFGKSEDSKEILEDIENRIAEMFSERIESGRKEVINNEDVNDVIAQMGRVSDFDTADESYGEGYTQQDYTNNQSFTFGKKLMRDPDDTVISGVCSGIGHYVGLEARWVRLLFVLFVLLGGSGILAYVILWIIMPVAVTRADKMEMRGEAPNLQNFKKNFEEEMSGFRENFSGAGDSLSQGVRSAGDVIVKILTVFVKAIGLVIAFSIGLSLLGLLIAVIFFAFGISGFSDNGIMYPVNFMEPNQAYIALIAAAFAIAIPMIAIFYSIIRALFNKGSMNKYVSISLFIVWLLATGVSISYGVNTMKDFKEESTIVEEKPLQRQAVYHLSERDVRVIKVEESNTKRTIKIDDRDLSDFLKNNIRVRVEKIDSLKAPYIKYEYSSRGKNYQLATNRASQIRYQVTQDSLGIHFDSHFKLREKELYRDQEVTVTLYLPVGSKVIIDRSLEHKLRDISYYDCKVRYEEDVKETEWNVTDLGLKCAIEPKEEVSEDQEVTIEQDSINHSDDETNVNISKDGIKITTKNSKDTLVNIGKDGVRIDTKEKNKK, encoded by the coding sequence ATGAATAAGACAATAATTATCAATATTAACGGGATCGTCTTCCACATAGAAGAGGATGCCTACGAGACACTCCGATCTTATATGATCGACATCAAACGCCATTTTGGTAAATCGGAGGATAGTAAAGAGATTCTGGAAGATATCGAAAACAGAATTGCTGAGATGTTTAGCGAGCGTATCGAGAGCGGGCGTAAAGAAGTCATTAACAACGAAGATGTGAATGATGTGATCGCTCAGATGGGAAGAGTGAGTGACTTTGATACAGCAGATGAATCTTATGGTGAAGGGTATACACAACAGGATTATACAAATAACCAGTCTTTTACTTTTGGCAAAAAGCTGATGCGTGATCCGGATGATACGGTTATCAGCGGTGTGTGTAGCGGGATTGGACATTATGTAGGACTTGAAGCTCGTTGGGTACGTCTGCTGTTTGTTTTGTTTGTTCTTCTGGGAGGTTCAGGTATATTGGCTTATGTGATTCTCTGGATTATTATGCCTGTAGCTGTCACCCGCGCAGATAAAATGGAAATGAGAGGAGAAGCTCCGAATCTGCAGAATTTTAAGAAAAATTTTGAAGAAGAAATGAGTGGGTTTCGCGAAAATTTTTCGGGGGCCGGCGATTCTCTTAGTCAAGGAGTTCGTTCGGCCGGCGATGTTATCGTCAAGATCTTGACTGTGTTTGTAAAGGCAATAGGATTGGTAATCGCCTTTTCAATAGGCTTGAGTTTACTGGGATTATTGATCGCTGTGATTTTCTTCGCCTTCGGAATTTCCGGATTTAGTGACAACGGAATTATGTATCCTGTCAATTTCATGGAACCGAATCAGGCCTATATTGCACTTATAGCAGCTGCTTTTGCAATCGCAATACCTATGATCGCTATATTTTACAGTATTATACGGGCGCTTTTCAATAAAGGTTCCATGAATAAATATGTATCGATTTCCTTATTTATTGTTTGGTTACTGGCGACAGGAGTAAGTATTTCTTATGGGGTCAACACGATGAAAGACTTTAAGGAAGAAAGTACAATCGTTGAAGAAAAGCCTCTTCAGAGACAGGCCGTTTATCACCTGAGTGAGCGTGATGTAAGAGTGATCAAAGTAGAGGAAAGCAATACCAAAAGAACAATCAAGATAGATGACAGGGATCTTAGCGATTTTCTGAAAAATAATATCAGGGTTAGAGTTGAAAAAATAGACTCTCTGAAAGCTCCTTATATCAAATATGAGTATTCATCAAGAGGTAAAAATTATCAGCTGGCGACCAATCGTGCTTCGCAAATCAGATATCAGGTAACTCAGGATAGTCTGGGCATACATTTCGACAGTCACTTTAAATTAAGAGAGAAAGAATTGTACAGAGATCAGGAAGTAACAGTAACTCTTTACCTGCCTGTAGGATCTAAAGTAATCATTGATCGCTCTTTGGAACATAAATTAAGAGATATCTCTTACTACGATTGTAAAGTAAGATATGAAGAGGATGTGAAAGAAACGGAGTGGAACGTGACAGATCTGGGATTGAAATGTGCTATTGAACCGAAAGAAGAAGTTTCAGAAGATCAAGAGGTGACAATTGAACAGGACTCCATTAATCACAGCGATGATGAAACAAATGTAAATATCTCTAAAGATGGGATCAAGATCACAACGAAAAACTCAAAAGACACTTTGGTGAATATTGGGAAAGATGGTGTGAGAATAGATACGAAGGAGAAGAATAAAAAATAA
- a CDS encoding PadR family transcriptional regulator: MIAENTQTQMRKGILEYCILSIISRGEIYASDIISELKKAQLLVVEGTLYPLLTRLKNNGLLSYIWKESTSGPPRKYYEITAEGLQVLEKLDVTWKELVFAVSTSIEGRIN; encoded by the coding sequence ATGATAGCTGAAAATACACAAACACAAATGAGGAAAGGGATCCTGGAATACTGTATCCTTTCTATTATTTCCCGAGGGGAGATATATGCCTCAGATATTATCAGCGAACTAAAAAAGGCGCAGTTACTGGTAGTAGAAGGTACTCTATATCCATTACTTACTCGACTTAAGAACAATGGTTTGCTGAGTTATATTTGGAAGGAATCAACTTCAGGTCCTCCAAGAAAATATTATGAGATCACAGCAGAAGGTCTTCAGGTTCTCGAAAAATTAGATGTGACCTGGAAGGAACTGGTATTTGCCGTATCCACATCAATTGAAGGAAGAATAAACTAA
- a CDS encoding ComF family protein, which translates to MKLVFYWKDFLSLFFPECCFGCGVALLYQEKFLCTTCLYHLPLTYFHLDSNNEPTRQLRGKCDFQNATAMLFLSKGSRVERILYQLKYNGHPEIGYFLGIKYGEVLRRTSEYADVDLVVPVPLHRKRQRKRGYNQAEYFARGLATSMSIPLDNVNLARTIETSSQTMYSRLDRYDNVEGIFDILNKETLTDKHILLVDDVLTTGATLASAASMLSGISGVRVSIATLARA; encoded by the coding sequence ATGAAGCTGGTGTTCTATTGGAAAGATTTTCTATCTTTATTTTTTCCGGAATGTTGTTTTGGCTGCGGAGTAGCATTGCTCTATCAGGAAAAATTTCTATGTACAACATGCCTGTATCATTTACCGCTGACCTATTTTCATCTGGATAGTAATAATGAACCTACCCGCCAATTAAGAGGGAAGTGTGACTTTCAGAATGCGACAGCTATGTTGTTTCTATCTAAAGGAAGTCGCGTAGAGCGTATTCTTTATCAACTCAAATACAACGGACATCCTGAAATCGGTTATTTTCTGGGTATAAAATATGGAGAGGTACTCAGGAGAACCAGTGAATATGCTGATGTGGATCTCGTTGTTCCCGTTCCTTTACACCGTAAGCGTCAACGAAAAAGAGGCTATAATCAGGCGGAGTATTTCGCGCGGGGACTCGCAACGTCAATGAGTATACCGTTGGACAACGTCAATCTGGCACGAACGATAGAAACTTCGAGTCAGACGATGTATTCCAGACTGGATCGATATGACAATGTAGAGGGTATATTTGACATTTTAAATAAAGAAACATTGACGGATAAACATATACTCCTTGTAGATGATGTATTGACAACAGGAGCGACCCTTGCCTCCGCTGCCAGTATGCTATCCGGCATCAGCGGAGTACGCGTCTCTATCGCTACCCTGGCAAGAGCCTGA
- a CDS encoding UDP-N-acetylmuramoyl-tripeptide--D-alanyl-D-alanine ligase, protein MTIEALYDLYLQHPYVSTDTRNILPGSLFFALKGANFNGNSFADQALQTGASYVIIDEAPHAKDGRYILVDDVLESLQQLANHHRKTLSIPVIGVTGTNGKTTTKELLHATLSQKFKTYATKGNLNNHIGVPLTLLSIDSSIQIAVIEMGANHLKEIAFLCTIAEPTHGLISNVGKAHLEGFGSFEGVKKTKGELYDYLQNHNGTLFLQADNPHLNEMAATRKISEVVTYGFAETNDVIGKLLKADPLLQIEWKEKDKSDSYTVHTQLTGSYNTENFLAAIAVGLYFGVSAEQINTGIERYVPKNNRSQVTKTEHNTIIADYYNANASSMAAALDNIEVIDATRKVIILGDMFEMGDESDAEHEKVVQRAKSIGADRLIFVGKAFKKQAYLEAEFYETSEEAKQALIDRPVINSTILLKASRGMAFEHLMDVL, encoded by the coding sequence ATGACTATTGAAGCGCTATACGATTTATATTTACAACATCCATACGTATCTACAGATACCCGTAATATTTTGCCGGGGAGTTTGTTTTTTGCGCTTAAAGGGGCTAATTTCAATGGAAACAGCTTTGCTGATCAAGCCTTACAAACCGGTGCGAGCTATGTGATTATTGATGAAGCACCACATGCTAAAGACGGACGTTATATTTTGGTAGATGATGTTTTGGAAAGCCTACAGCAGCTCGCTAATCATCATCGTAAAACATTGAGTATTCCTGTTATCGGTGTGACAGGAACAAATGGCAAGACGACCACGAAAGAACTGTTACATGCTACCTTGTCGCAGAAATTTAAGACGTATGCAACAAAGGGAAATCTTAATAACCATATCGGAGTTCCACTGACTTTATTATCTATTGATTCGAGCATACAAATTGCAGTAATAGAGATGGGTGCAAATCACCTCAAAGAAATTGCTTTCTTGTGTACTATTGCGGAACCAACACATGGTCTGATCTCAAATGTAGGAAAAGCACATCTGGAAGGATTTGGTTCATTTGAGGGGGTGAAGAAAACAAAAGGTGAATTGTATGACTATTTACAGAACCACAATGGCACGTTGTTTCTTCAGGCAGACAACCCGCATCTGAATGAAATGGCTGCCACACGTAAAATAAGTGAAGTAGTTACCTACGGATTTGCTGAAACCAACGATGTAATCGGGAAATTGCTAAAGGCGGATCCGCTCCTGCAGATTGAATGGAAGGAAAAGGATAAGTCTGATTCCTATACCGTCCACACACAATTGACAGGATCATATAACACAGAGAATTTTTTGGCAGCAATAGCTGTAGGATTATACTTTGGTGTCAGTGCTGAGCAAATTAATACCGGAATTGAGCGTTATGTCCCTAAAAATAACCGCTCACAGGTGACAAAGACAGAGCATAATACCATTATAGCTGATTATTATAATGCAAATGCCAGCAGTATGGCTGCGGCACTCGATAATATTGAAGTCATTGATGCTACCCGCAAGGTGATCATATTGGGAGATATGTTTGAGATGGGGGATGAGTCTGATGCAGAACATGAAAAGGTGGTGCAACGGGCAAAATCTATCGGAGCTGACCGTTTGATTTTTGTCGGAAAGGCATTCAAAAAACAAGCCTATCTTGAAGCGGAATTTTATGAAACCTCGGAAGAGGCTAAGCAAGCTTTGATTGACCGGCCGGTAATCAATAGTACAATTCTGTTAAAAGCTTCCAGAGGAATGGCATTTGAACATCTGATGGATGTATTATAA
- a CDS encoding SMP-30/gluconolactonase/LRE family protein produces MKNTILSLSLSFLCITMAEAQHQLKEIWRTQEEMPVPESVLAVPDKQLYVSLIDGGGMERDGKGGVALLNTDGTVKEKDWATGMNAPKGLGLYKNKLYVADIDHVVVVDAKSGKLLEKIEVPDATFLNDIAIDAKGTVYVSDTRLGKVFKLINHKPEVFLEDAESANGLLVVGDNLLVLAGPELWSVHAQTKEKQILAEGFEHGGDGIEAVGNGDYIVTCWPGVVYYVKADGNFEKLLDVEGEFNTADLGYDAKKKIVYIPTFNGNSVIAYQLQ; encoded by the coding sequence ATGAAAAACACAATTCTAAGTCTTTCCCTTTCCTTTCTGTGCATTACAATGGCAGAGGCACAACATCAATTAAAAGAAATCTGGCGTACACAGGAAGAAATGCCTGTTCCGGAATCTGTTCTTGCAGTACCTGACAAACAATTGTATGTGTCATTAATTGACGGAGGAGGAATGGAAAGAGACGGAAAAGGAGGTGTTGCCCTATTAAATACAGATGGGACAGTAAAAGAGAAAGATTGGGCTACCGGAATGAATGCACCTAAAGGATTAGGATTGTATAAGAACAAACTTTATGTAGCGGATATAGACCATGTCGTAGTGGTGGATGCCAAAAGCGGTAAACTATTGGAGAAGATTGAAGTCCCCGATGCTACTTTTCTAAACGATATAGCAATTGACGCTAAAGGGACAGTATATGTTTCTGATACGCGTTTAGGAAAAGTGTTTAAACTGATTAACCACAAACCTGAGGTTTTTCTGGAGGATGCAGAAAGTGCCAACGGGCTTTTGGTGGTTGGGGATAACCTTTTGGTACTTGCCGGTCCGGAATTGTGGAGTGTACATGCACAAACGAAAGAAAAGCAGATTCTTGCAGAAGGATTTGAGCATGGCGGGGATGGAATAGAAGCTGTAGGTAACGGGGATTATATTGTTACCTGTTGGCCGGGTGTGGTGTATTATGTAAAGGCAGATGGAAATTTTGAGAAACTATTAGATGTTGAAGGAGAGTTTAATACTGCCGATCTTGGCTATGATGCAAAGAAAAAAATCGTGTATATCCCTACTTTTAATGGCAATAGCGTGATTGCGTATCAATTACAATAA
- a CDS encoding VanZ family protein encodes MRFLINYSWTILWSIIVLILISLPSNDFNGVSTFEGFDKLVHTGFFFVFTILSYFGSVLQSKRRATKLKTSIIIILIAVSFAFLTEGIQLYLTTTRSADWWDIFADTVGIGMGVFAYSLLYHKRTI; translated from the coding sequence ATGAGATTTTTAATAAACTATTCATGGACGATTTTGTGGTCCATAATCGTTCTTATATTGATCAGCCTTCCGTCCAATGATTTCAATGGCGTCAGTACGTTCGAAGGATTTGATAAACTTGTACACACCGGTTTCTTTTTTGTCTTTACGATCCTGTCCTACTTCGGATCGGTTTTACAGTCCAAAAGAAGAGCAACCAAGCTGAAGACAAGTATTATAATCATACTGATAGCAGTATCCTTTGCCTTTCTTACTGAAGGGATACAACTGTACCTTACAACGACAAGAAGTGCAGACTGGTGGGATATCTTTGCAGACACTGTGGGTATAGGTATGGGTGTATTTGCCTATTCATTACTCTATCATAAAAGAACAATATGA